A genomic segment from bacterium BMS3Abin14 encodes:
- a CDS encoding DctM-like transporters, whose protein sequence is MAMDERPEANQDEMKKEDTAASEVESLDSDVEEAMRIAAEEGGSYRYLSGYSKYLVPTIAFIWCLFQLAIASWWMLDTVYIRAIHLGFAMLLAFLSYPALKKPRKGLLSFLSSRTSIPIADYVMAILACLASVYILIDYTGMSLRMGSPIFRDVFIGFALVVFLLEAARRVIGPALAVIAGLFTLYVFFAANMPEFMAFKSSSIAKYVGKISMQTEGIYGIPLDVSATIVFLFVLFGTMLDRAGGGKFFIDLALSLLGRFKGGPAKAAIVGSGLTGLISGSSIANIVTTGTFTIPLMKKTGYPATKAAAIEVAASTDGQLAPPIMGAAAFIIAEYLGVSYLDVIKAAAIPAFVSYATLFFIAHVEASKLGLRGLTKEETPRFFKVLKGGPQYLFPIAVLVWELVVPRHSPELSAFRAIIAMLFVMVLQDPIRSYWNKEPLAPAFVKGLKNIVESMAAGARNMVTVAIATAAAGIIVGVVTMGIGGIIAEMVEFLSRGNIFALVVITAIASLLLGMGLPTTATYIVMAALTAPVLVSVGLSNGFIVPLMAAHLFCFYFGILADDTPPVGLAAYAAAALAKSPPIATGIQGFMYDIRTAMIAFMFIFNHDLILDNINSWWLAGLIFVMACVGNFAFASATQGWLMHKNRWYELPFLLLVTFILMQPHYSAKFIGFGNEYFMYVTGTALFGLILFNQWRRGPGTEIRAPAFGENQ, encoded by the coding sequence ATGGCTATGGACGAACGACCGGAAGCAAACCAGGATGAAATGAAAAAGGAGGATACTGCCGCATCCGAGGTTGAATCCCTCGATTCCGATGTAGAGGAAGCCATGCGGATCGCCGCCGAGGAGGGAGGCAGTTATCGGTATCTGTCCGGGTACTCAAAATATCTAGTCCCGACCATTGCCTTCATCTGGTGTCTTTTCCAGCTTGCAATAGCAAGCTGGTGGATGCTTGACACCGTCTATATCAGGGCCATCCACCTCGGTTTCGCCATGCTCCTCGCCTTTTTGAGCTACCCCGCGTTGAAGAAGCCGAGAAAGGGACTCCTTTCCTTCCTGTCCTCGAGGACCAGCATTCCCATAGCTGATTATGTTATGGCTATCCTGGCCTGTCTGGCCTCGGTGTACATCCTCATTGATTACACGGGAATGTCACTGAGGATGGGCTCCCCCATATTCCGCGACGTTTTCATAGGATTTGCCCTGGTTGTTTTTCTCCTCGAGGCGGCGCGGAGGGTCATAGGACCTGCCTTGGCGGTTATCGCCGGACTCTTCACCCTGTACGTATTCTTTGCCGCAAATATGCCGGAGTTTATGGCGTTCAAGAGTTCCTCCATCGCCAAATACGTCGGGAAGATCAGCATGCAGACCGAGGGGATCTACGGCATCCCCCTTGATGTCTCCGCCACCATCGTGTTCCTTTTCGTCCTCTTCGGGACCATGCTCGACCGGGCCGGGGGAGGTAAGTTCTTTATCGACCTGGCCCTGAGCCTCCTGGGAAGGTTCAAGGGTGGGCCTGCCAAGGCAGCCATTGTCGGGTCCGGCCTTACAGGTCTGATCTCCGGCTCATCCATTGCCAATATCGTGACCACTGGGACCTTCACCATCCCGCTCATGAAAAAGACAGGCTACCCGGCGACAAAGGCCGCTGCCATCGAGGTGGCTGCCAGCACCGACGGACAGCTGGCCCCGCCCATCATGGGCGCTGCTGCGTTCATTATCGCCGAGTACCTTGGTGTTTCATACCTGGATGTCATCAAGGCAGCGGCCATCCCGGCCTTCGTCTCCTACGCGACCCTGTTTTTCATTGCACACGTGGAGGCCTCAAAACTTGGACTCAGGGGCCTCACTAAGGAAGAAACCCCCAGGTTTTTCAAAGTCCTGAAGGGTGGTCCTCAGTATCTTTTTCCCATCGCCGTGCTCGTCTGGGAGTTGGTTGTGCCCAGGCACTCGCCTGAGCTTTCGGCCTTCAGAGCCATCATCGCCATGCTGTTTGTCATGGTTCTCCAGGATCCCATCAGGAGCTACTGGAACAAGGAGCCCCTGGCGCCCGCTTTCGTGAAAGGTCTAAAAAATATTGTCGAGTCCATGGCTGCGGGAGCACGGAACATGGTCACTGTGGCCATAGCCACCGCTGCGGCCGGCATAATAGTCGGCGTGGTGACCATGGGAATCGGCGGCATTATAGCCGAGATGGTGGAATTCCTGTCCCGGGGGAACATCTTCGCTCTCGTAGTCATTACCGCCATAGCCAGTCTCCTGTTGGGGATGGGGCTTCCCACCACTGCAACCTACATTGTCATGGCGGCATTAACGGCGCCTGTCCTTGTCAGCGTGGGGCTGTCCAACGGGTTCATCGTTCCCCTCATGGCGGCACACCTGTTCTGCTTTTATTTCGGTATCCTTGCGGACGATACGCCGCCCGTCGGACTGGCGGCGTATGCCGCCGCGGCATTGGCCAAATCGCCACCCATAGCCACCGGTATTCAGGGGTTCATGTATGATATCAGGACCGCCATGATAGCCTTCATGTTTATATTCAACCACGACCTGATCCTCGACAATATCAACAGTTGGTGGCTGGCGGGCCTGATTTTTGTCATGGCATGTGTGGGCAACTTTGCCTTCGCCTCAGCCACCCAGGGCTGGCTCATGCACAAAAACAGGTGGTACGAGCTACCTTTTCTCCTCTTGGTAACCTTTATCCTGATGCAGCCGCACTATTCGGCCAAGTTTATCGGGTTTGGGAATGAGTATTTCATGTACGTGACAGGTACTGCTCTCTTCGGCCTGATCCTGTTTAACCAGTGGAGAAGAGGGCCTGGCACCGAGATTCGGGCACCGGCCTTCGGTGAGAATCAGTGA
- the pal gene encoding outer membrane protein P6 precursor encodes MIFKKSRVLVPVVFVSILVLVVIGGCAKKSPMEPQPTATPEQPAAPAAKVETYQAPQPEAPVQPTVKPVEAPVTMVKKVQLEDVFFAFDVYALTPAARDILSADADVLSQNTGVRILIEGHCDERGTREYNLGLGERRANSTKNYLVSLGVDASRIQTISYGEDRPFALGHNESAWSKNRRAHIIVH; translated from the coding sequence GTGATCTTTAAGAAGAGCAGAGTTCTGGTTCCGGTTGTTTTCGTAAGTATTTTGGTTCTGGTGGTTATAGGCGGTTGCGCCAAGAAATCTCCAATGGAGCCGCAGCCAACGGCGACTCCTGAGCAGCCCGCTGCTCCGGCGGCCAAGGTTGAGACCTACCAGGCTCCGCAGCCTGAAGCTCCGGTGCAGCCGACTGTGAAGCCGGTCGAGGCTCCGGTGACAATGGTGAAAAAGGTGCAGCTTGAGGATGTTTTCTTCGCCTTCGATGTCTATGCCCTGACGCCTGCCGCGAGGGATATCCTTTCGGCCGATGCCGATGTGCTGAGTCAAAATACCGGTGTTCGAATCCTTATTGAAGGACACTGTGATGAACGGGGCACGAGAGAGTACAACCTTGGTCTGGGTGAGCGCCGCGCCAACAGCACCAAAAATTATCTGGTGTCCTTAGGTGTGGACGCATCAAGGATCCAGACGATCAGCTACGGTGAGGACCGCCCCTTTGCCCTCGGGCACAACGAGAGTGCATGGAGCAAGAACAGGCGGGCTCACATTATTGTCCACTAG
- a CDS encoding chaperone-modulator protein CbpM translates to MNDRKDILTLPETCRRLGILPADLEAIESEGLIVLERVQGEWVISLEQFERLEMVLRLERDLEINLAGIDVILDMRDRMDQMRREVDQILDFIRKQVSSDLREFLGEDNFPMALGPGERFMAMGRRGKKEEV, encoded by the coding sequence ATGAACGACAGGAAAGATATACTCACTCTACCGGAAACCTGCCGACGTCTGGGGATTCTCCCAGCTGACCTGGAGGCCATCGAAAGTGAGGGCCTCATCGTTCTGGAGCGCGTCCAGGGCGAGTGGGTAATAAGCCTTGAGCAGTTTGAGCGTTTGGAGATGGTCCTCAGGTTGGAGCGTGACCTTGAGATCAACCTTGCCGGCATTGATGTTATCCTGGACATGAGGGACAGGATGGATCAGATGCGGCGGGAGGTCGACCAGATCCTGGATTTTATCAGGAAACAGGTCTCCAGTGATCTTCGGGAGTTCCTGGGCGAGGATAATTTCCCCATGGCGTTGGGACCGGGGGAGCGGTTTATGGCCATGGGGAGGAGGGGCAAAAAAGAGGAGGTATAA
- the mucD gene encoding putative periplasmic serine endoprotease DegP-like precursor encodes MRKMFRRATLGLVAVVFLVMGLILASQLSLTPSTQAGRSDFWTDGTTRPSGDRPGSFADMAAQQGPAVVNISTAKIIKSNGSQMQGPSGQNNPFRDFFGDEFFKRFFQGPKGQQFKKRALGSGFVITKDGYIITNDHVVDGADEIVVILAEGDEYPAKIIGKDKKTDIALIKIEPKKDLAICRLGNSDAMRVGDWVVAIGNPFGLGHTVTAGIISAKGRELGAGPYDDFIQTDAAINPGNSGGPLFDTAGNVIGINSAIYTRSGGNQGIGFAIPINLAKSIVSQLKDNGQVTRAWLGVLIQHISPEIQKGLDLKSRKGALVADVVKNGPADKAGIERGDVIVRFDGQAVESQHELPTMVAYLPVGRKVEVIALRQGKKMTFHVKLEEMKPEGKNIVTGKSDESIQTDLGLTVQNVTSDIAGELGLKETKGVVITAVESGSMAQDAGLRRGDVILEFNRKQVENVEGLNSLIAKAKDKNSALFLINRAGRTIFIALKK; translated from the coding sequence ATGAGAAAAATGTTCCGGCGAGCAACGTTGGGCCTGGTTGCGGTTGTGTTCCTGGTAATGGGCCTGATATTGGCATCCCAGCTCTCCCTGACCCCGTCCACCCAGGCGGGACGAAGCGATTTCTGGACCGATGGAACAACCAGACCGTCCGGGGACCGTCCCGGTTCCTTTGCGGATATGGCCGCACAACAGGGCCCGGCGGTTGTCAATATCAGCACCGCGAAAATCATTAAATCCAACGGCAGCCAGATGCAGGGCCCCTCCGGGCAGAACAACCCCTTCCGTGATTTTTTCGGGGATGAGTTCTTCAAACGGTTTTTTCAAGGGCCAAAGGGACAGCAGTTCAAAAAGAGGGCGCTGGGATCCGGTTTCGTTATAACGAAAGACGGCTATATCATCACCAACGACCACGTGGTTGACGGTGCAGACGAGATCGTTGTCATCCTCGCGGAAGGGGATGAATATCCGGCCAAGATCATCGGCAAGGACAAGAAGACCGACATAGCCCTTATCAAGATCGAACCGAAGAAGGACCTTGCCATATGCCGCCTGGGCAATTCCGATGCCATGAGGGTGGGTGACTGGGTCGTCGCCATAGGCAACCCCTTCGGATTGGGGCACACGGTGACGGCGGGCATTATCAGCGCCAAGGGGCGCGAGCTGGGCGCCGGGCCCTATGACGATTTCATTCAGACCGATGCTGCTATAAACCCCGGCAACAGCGGCGGACCACTTTTCGATACCGCCGGAAATGTTATCGGGATAAACTCCGCCATCTACACTAGAAGCGGCGGTAATCAGGGTATCGGGTTTGCCATCCCCATTAACCTGGCCAAGAGTATTGTCTCTCAGCTCAAGGACAACGGTCAGGTCACCCGTGCATGGTTGGGTGTCCTCATCCAACATATATCCCCCGAAATTCAAAAGGGCCTGGACCTTAAGTCCCGGAAAGGCGCCCTTGTAGCCGATGTTGTAAAGAACGGGCCGGCGGATAAGGCCGGAATAGAGCGGGGTGATGTGATTGTCCGTTTCGACGGGCAGGCGGTTGAAAGCCAGCACGAGCTCCCCACCATGGTGGCCTACCTTCCCGTCGGCAGGAAGGTGGAGGTAATTGCTCTGCGGCAAGGCAAAAAGATGACCTTCCACGTGAAGCTCGAGGAGATGAAACCCGAGGGTAAAAACATTGTAACAGGGAAATCGGACGAATCAATCCAGACTGACCTCGGCCTTACCGTTCAAAACGTCACCTCTGACATTGCCGGTGAGCTGGGCCTCAAGGAAACAAAGGGTGTTGTAATTACAGCCGTCGAGTCCGGGAGCATGGCCCAGGATGCGGGTCTCCGAAGGGGCGACGTGATCCTGGAGTTCAACCGGAAACAGGTCGAGAATGTCGAGGGGTTGAACAGCCTCATTGCAAAGGCAAAAGATAAGAATTCTGCCCTGTTCCTGATCAACCGTGCCGGGAGGACGATCTTTATCGCTCTCAAAAAATAG
- the kynB gene encoding kynurenine formamidase: MKNRRIYDISMGVREGMITWPGDAPVKVQRVKSMSRGDRLNLSRLEMSAHTGTHMDAPIHFVDGAGGIDTISPTLMIGPALVVEMPGVKMIGENDLKNAHIPPGVHRLILKTDNVDLLGKSVFNESYSCIAPDGARSLVDMGVRLIGVDYLSVAEFGRGDEVHRIFLTQGVVIVEGLDLRGVPAGMYHMVALPVKISGADGAPARVVLFSQ, encoded by the coding sequence ATGAAAAACAGACGGATCTACGATATTTCCATGGGCGTAAGAGAGGGCATGATTACCTGGCCCGGAGATGCGCCGGTGAAGGTCCAGAGGGTCAAGTCCATGAGCCGGGGCGATCGGCTGAACCTGAGCAGGTTGGAGATGAGCGCCCACACCGGGACCCACATGGACGCGCCGATTCATTTTGTCGATGGGGCGGGCGGCATTGATACTATCTCACCAACGTTGATGATTGGCCCTGCGCTGGTGGTGGAGATGCCGGGGGTAAAAATGATCGGCGAGAATGACCTGAAAAACGCCCACATCCCGCCTGGCGTTCACAGGCTTATCCTGAAGACGGACAATGTGGACCTTTTGGGTAAATCCGTGTTTAATGAGTCGTACTCCTGCATCGCACCCGATGGCGCCAGGTCCCTTGTGGACATGGGTGTCCGGCTCATCGGCGTCGATTACCTGTCGGTGGCTGAATTCGGCAGGGGTGACGAAGTACACCGAATCTTTCTCACCCAGGGGGTGGTGATCGTGGAGGGGCTGGACCTGCGAGGGGTTCCCGCCGGTATGTATCACATGGTTGCGCTGCCCGTCAAAATTTCCGGCGCCGACGGCGCTCCGGCGAGGGTTGTGCTGTTTAGCCAATAG
- the exbB gene encoding biopolymer transport protein ExbB has product MTNFFLMTPLLLSQPGREVQFGVLGMVLRAGWMVRGVLLILLFMSVMTWAIVFYKLRMFRRAQVEDRRFNQLFLRQQRLSVIHDAAEGLDFSPVASIFRAGYIELIRVSKRRSENPAAFSDDPSAISTEVFGIENISRAMSKSSETELTRLEKALPFLATTGGTAPFIGLFGTVWGIMTAFREIGLVGSASLISVAPGISEALVATAAGLAAAIPAVVGYNYFIQRIRIMDNDMKTFTAEFLNIVERHFRR; this is encoded by the coding sequence TTGACAAACTTTTTTCTAATGACACCCTTGCTGCTCTCCCAACCGGGCCGGGAGGTCCAATTCGGCGTATTAGGTATGGTCCTGAGGGCGGGTTGGATGGTCAGGGGGGTTCTCCTGATCCTCCTCTTCATGTCGGTGATGACCTGGGCGATTGTCTTTTACAAGTTGCGGATGTTCAGGCGCGCCCAGGTGGAGGACAGGAGATTCAACCAGCTTTTTCTACGGCAGCAGCGGCTCAGTGTTATCCACGATGCGGCGGAAGGGTTGGATTTCTCCCCTGTAGCTTCCATCTTCAGGGCAGGTTACATTGAGCTGATAAGGGTTTCCAAACGCCGGTCTGAAAATCCTGCAGCCTTTTCCGATGACCCTTCGGCAATTTCCACGGAAGTGTTCGGAATTGAGAACATATCCCGGGCAATGTCCAAGTCCTCGGAGACGGAACTGACCCGGCTGGAGAAGGCGTTGCCCTTCCTGGCCACAACCGGTGGAACCGCTCCCTTCATCGGTCTCTTTGGGACAGTATGGGGGATCATGACCGCCTTCAGGGAAATAGGGCTTGTGGGCAGCGCCAGCCTGATCTCCGTAGCGCCGGGGATCTCGGAGGCGCTCGTGGCGACCGCCGCCGGCCTTGCCGCCGCCATCCCGGCAGTCGTCGGGTATAATTATTTCATCCAGCGGATCCGTATTATGGACAATGACATGAAGACCTTCACCGCTGAATTCCTTAATATCGTGGAGAGGCATTTCAGGAGATAG
- a CDS encoding translocation protein TolB, whose protein sequence is MKNFVGKVMAFCIAIILAIPCSSWAKIYLDINAPAMRLLPIAIPVPIPLEGTAPNPRISGDIRDVLAGDLDFSSVFRVLDPVLYLEDAENSGIRPNTFGFDDWELINAEALIKTGYAVKENGEVELEFHLYDVFQKKELTAKRWKGKPGQIRRMVHMFTNAVMKEITGEDGIFLTSVLYAQSGGRGRDIHRMDFDGANAEIVVHNGFLNLSPTWWPDRRGMIYTSYKKGAPDLFSMAFGGKEKRITVGAGVDVGASFSPDGRSIALMSATDGNPDIYRSDRNGGHRLRLTRLRSVEATPTWSPDGKRIAFVSDRYGSPQIFVMNADGSDPMRITYEGNYNSSPAWSPDGKLIAYTSRINGGFGILLIDPDTLESRPLVGEAGNNEDPSWSPDGRFIVFSSNRTGTYQLYVVDREGRKEIRTTSGRGDKTSPAWSPR, encoded by the coding sequence ATGAAAAATTTCGTTGGGAAGGTGATGGCGTTCTGTATCGCTATCATCCTGGCTATCCCCTGTTCGTCATGGGCTAAGATCTACCTCGACATAAATGCCCCCGCAATGAGGCTTCTGCCCATCGCCATACCCGTCCCCATTCCCCTGGAAGGCACGGCCCCAAATCCCCGCATTTCCGGGGACATTCGGGATGTATTGGCGGGAGACCTTGACTTTTCCAGTGTCTTCAGGGTCCTTGACCCTGTTCTTTACCTTGAGGATGCGGAAAACAGCGGCATTCGCCCGAATACCTTCGGTTTTGACGATTGGGAGCTGATTAACGCGGAGGCTCTCATCAAGACGGGTTACGCTGTCAAGGAAAACGGAGAGGTGGAACTGGAGTTTCATCTGTACGATGTGTTCCAGAAAAAGGAGTTGACCGCGAAAAGGTGGAAGGGAAAACCGGGGCAGATCCGACGGATGGTCCACATGTTTACCAACGCTGTGATGAAGGAAATAACCGGTGAGGACGGGATATTTCTCACATCGGTGCTCTATGCCCAGTCTGGAGGCAGGGGGAGGGATATCCATAGAATGGATTTCGACGGTGCCAACGCCGAGATAGTGGTTCACAACGGGTTTCTCAACCTGTCACCAACCTGGTGGCCGGACCGCAGAGGGATGATCTACACTTCCTACAAGAAAGGGGCTCCTGATCTTTTTTCCATGGCCTTCGGAGGAAAGGAAAAACGCATAACAGTGGGAGCCGGGGTGGATGTGGGGGCAAGTTTTTCTCCGGACGGACGCAGCATCGCCTTGATGTCCGCCACCGATGGAAATCCGGACATCTACCGATCGGACAGGAATGGAGGGCATCGTCTCAGGCTCACCAGGCTTAGAAGCGTCGAGGCGACGCCCACGTGGTCTCCTGACGGAAAACGCATCGCCTTCGTTTCCGATCGCTATGGGTCTCCCCAGATATTTGTAATGAATGCCGACGGTTCAGATCCGATGAGGATCACCTATGAGGGGAACTACAACTCCTCCCCGGCATGGTCGCCTGACGGTAAACTGATCGCCTACACATCCCGGATAAACGGTGGATTCGGCATTCTTCTGATTGATCCGGATACCCTTGAGTCCAGGCCCCTGGTTGGCGAGGCCGGCAACAATGAGGACCCCTCATGGTCACCGGATGGCAGGTTCATTGTTTTTTCTTCCAATCGGACCGGGACCTATCAACTTTACGTTGTGGACAGGGAAGGGCGAAAGGAGATAAGGACCACTTCAGGCAGGGGCGACAAAACATCTCCTGCCTGGTCACCAAGATAA
- the rpiR gene encoding HTH-type transcriptional regulator RpiR produces MWKILLIYVRMWQILQILVGKVAALLNLHEIFDVKREELTPTQKRVLEFILKYPEEAVFLTASRLALRLNISDTSIVRMAQALGFDGYPDLRRKLRRVVQDRLSTVDRLDATAGEVETVEDVFANVLLRDVANLRSVLRDIDPAVFAGAADSLDNAGRVFVIGLRSANCLAVFLVSALRFLSREVVHLSPGTGEMWEQIRDMGPDDVVVCFSFPRYTKVTVDVVQYASEMGAEVVAVTDSDLSPLAASARWTLTVPFEVDSFMESFTAGLSLINALVTAIAFKNRSMTIETLKEMEGSWASRGVYWDG; encoded by the coding sequence ATGTGGAAAATATTGCTGATTTATGTCAGGATGTGGCAAATTCTGCAAATTCTCGTTGGGAAGGTGGCCGCCTTGCTCAATCTCCATGAAATATTCGATGTTAAACGGGAGGAACTTACCCCAACCCAGAAGCGGGTTCTTGAGTTTATTCTCAAGTATCCGGAAGAGGCGGTTTTCCTTACCGCCTCCCGTCTGGCCCTGAGGCTGAATATCAGCGACACCTCCATTGTTCGCATGGCCCAGGCCCTTGGATTTGATGGATATCCTGATCTTCGGCGGAAGCTTCGGCGTGTTGTGCAGGACCGGCTCTCGACTGTTGATCGCCTGGATGCAACCGCGGGGGAAGTCGAAACCGTCGAGGATGTTTTTGCAAATGTTCTCCTGCGGGATGTGGCCAACCTCCGGAGCGTCCTTCGGGATATTGATCCCGCGGTCTTTGCCGGAGCCGCGGACTCTCTGGATAATGCAGGCAGGGTTTTCGTCATCGGATTACGGTCCGCCAACTGCCTGGCAGTATTCCTGGTGAGCGCCCTTCGTTTCCTGTCCCGGGAGGTGGTTCATCTTTCGCCCGGTACAGGGGAGATGTGGGAACAGATCAGGGACATGGGTCCCGATGATGTTGTGGTGTGCTTTTCCTTCCCGCGCTATACCAAAGTGACCGTTGATGTTGTCCAATATGCAAGTGAGATGGGAGCTGAGGTTGTTGCCGTCACCGACAGTGACCTTTCCCCGCTTGCCGCTTCCGCGCGATGGACCCTGACGGTCCCCTTCGAGGTAGATTCCTTCATGGAGTCGTTTACTGCGGGGTTAAGCCTGATCAATGCTTTGGTGACTGCAATCGCCTTCAAAAACAGGTCGATGACGATAGAGACTTTAAAAGAGATGGAGGGATCCTGGGCTTCCCGGGGTGTTTACTGGGATGGTTAG
- the exbD gene encoding biopolymer transport protein ExbD translates to MALSNGSDRRLMSEINVTPLVDVMLVLLIVFMVTAPMLQSGINVQLPTAGTAPLDKGEKAVTITVDRDGMIHLNRHAFTIKQFRLRAPTLLSELGGRPVYIRGDSRISYGTIISAMAALKAAGVERVGLVTEPLRD, encoded by the coding sequence ATGGCCCTTAGCAATGGTTCGGACCGCAGACTGATGTCGGAGATCAACGTCACTCCCCTCGTAGATGTGATGCTGGTCCTGTTGATAGTTTTCATGGTTACAGCGCCCATGCTCCAGTCGGGTATCAATGTCCAATTGCCGACTGCCGGGACGGCGCCCCTCGATAAGGGGGAGAAGGCGGTGACCATCACCGTGGACAGAGATGGCATGATCCATCTTAACCGGCACGCCTTCACCATTAAACAGTTTCGGCTCAGAGCGCCCACCCTTCTTTCCGAATTGGGGGGCAGGCCTGTTTACATCAGAGGGGATTCCAGAATCTCGTACGGAACGATCATCTCGGCCATGGCGGCCCTCAAGGCCGCAGGCGTAGAAAGGGTCGGGCTGGTAACCGAGCCCCTGCGGGATTGA
- a CDS encoding hypothetical protein (protease HtpX homolog), with translation MKNAAKTALLLGAMTGLLMVLGAMFGGRSGMIFAFGFAVVLNFGSYWFSDRIVLRLYKAKPVTEAEDPTLYSIVRNLSTRAGLPMPRVYHVPSPSPNAFATGRNPEHAVVAVTDGIRQLLSDEELAGVIGHELAHVGHRDILISSMAATLAGAIMLLANMARWAFFLGRGGDEDSNPAALFATAILAPVAALLIQMAISRSREFQADETGARINGNPLALASALEKLSMASKSIPLPTRPETSHMFIVKPFSGRGMMGLFSTHPPVEKRIERLRTLARSHRVT, from the coding sequence ATGAAAAACGCGGCTAAAACAGCACTGCTCCTGGGTGCGATGACCGGTCTTCTCATGGTGCTGGGCGCCATGTTCGGGGGACGATCGGGAATGATCTTCGCATTCGGGTTTGCCGTCGTACTGAACTTCGGCAGCTACTGGTTTTCCGATCGTATCGTCCTGCGCCTTTACAAGGCCAAGCCGGTTACGGAAGCGGAGGATCCCACCCTTTACTCCATCGTCAGAAACCTTTCCACCCGGGCGGGACTTCCCATGCCCCGGGTCTATCATGTCCCTAGCCCTTCGCCCAATGCGTTTGCCACGGGGCGGAATCCGGAGCATGCTGTTGTGGCAGTGACGGACGGTATCCGGCAGCTCCTTTCCGATGAGGAACTGGCTGGGGTAATCGGACATGAACTGGCCCATGTAGGCCATCGTGATATTCTCATATCATCCATGGCGGCGACACTGGCCGGCGCTATAATGTTGCTTGCCAACATGGCGCGCTGGGCCTTCTTCCTCGGAAGAGGAGGGGATGAGGACAGCAATCCCGCCGCCCTTTTTGCCACCGCCATCCTGGCGCCCGTGGCGGCCCTCCTTATACAGATGGCCATCTCACGGTCGAGGGAGTTTCAGGCGGATGAGACGGGCGCCCGGATCAACGGCAACCCCCTGGCCCTGGCATCGGCGCTGGAGAAGCTCTCAATGGCCTCCAAAAGCATCCCCCTGCCCACCAGGCCGGAGACCTCCCACATGTTTATAGTCAAGCCGTTTTCAGGCAGGGGAATGATGGGTCTTTTCTCGACACATCCACCGGTTGAAAAACGGATTGAGCGCCTCAGAACCCTGGCAAGGAGCCACAGGGTAACGTAA
- a CDS encoding universal stress protein family protein, with translation MSTRIKTILCPVSLTAASKIVLMAAFREAWAHDAKVHILHVIPSFDAAMAMPIAAFIGEEKFAHLMEEKKDETRALLQHKIKDLRDHILQERDRYTEEMIATINVIDGDPVIQILNMADALKPDMLVIGTHAKGFTEHTIMGRVATRVLKRIRVPCLVVPPVNQQD, from the coding sequence ATGAGTACCCGGATTAAAACGATCCTCTGTCCTGTCAGTCTTACTGCGGCCTCGAAAATTGTCCTGATGGCCGCATTCCGTGAAGCATGGGCCCACGACGCCAAGGTGCACATCCTACACGTTATCCCCAGTTTCGATGCGGCCATGGCGATGCCCATCGCCGCCTTCATCGGTGAAGAAAAGTTTGCCCATCTCATGGAGGAGAAGAAGGACGAGACCAGGGCACTGCTCCAGCATAAGATCAAGGATCTCAGGGACCATATTCTTCAGGAGAGGGACAGATACACGGAAGAAATGATAGCGACCATTAACGTTATCGACGGGGACCCGGTCATCCAGATCCTCAATATGGCCGATGCGTTAAAACCCGATATGCTTGTAATCGGAACCCATGCGAAGGGGTTTACTGAGCATACCATCATGGGCCGCGTTGCCACGAGGGTTCTGAAAAGGATACGCGTTCCCTGCCTGGTCGTTCCTCCCGTCAATCAACAGGACTGA